Proteins encoded in a region of the Flavobacterium sp. PMTSA4 genome:
- the porQ gene encoding type IX secretion system protein PorQ → MIKKIACTLFIVSNLTVFGQVGGRSVYQFLNLVTSPRQAALGGKTITIYDNDVNQAHFNPATINAEMDNHLALNYGSYYGDVTYGTAAYAYTYDRHLQTFHAGVNYVNYGKFDGYDENGQPTSSFTGSDISLSFGYAYNIPFSSFYVGANAKLISSTLESYNSFGAAIDIGGLFIDERNDVNWALVIRNIGTQITPYAETREKLPLEVLVGVSQLMENVPIRWHLTLENMQQWQVAFSNPNRAEGSLDGGSTPEKVSFFNNALRHIVVGAELFPDKGFNLRLGYNFRRAEELRILEQRNFSGISVGIGLKIRKLKFNYSYSRYTLAANTSLFGLTIDFSDNSF, encoded by the coding sequence ATGATAAAAAAAATTGCTTGTACTTTATTTATTGTCTCTAATTTGACGGTTTTTGGTCAAGTTGGTGGACGTTCAGTATATCAATTTTTAAATTTAGTAACGTCTCCAAGACAAGCTGCATTGGGCGGAAAGACTATCACTATTTATGATAATGATGTTAATCAAGCTCATTTTAATCCAGCAACTATTAATGCAGAAATGGACAATCATTTGGCATTAAATTATGGAAGTTATTATGGTGATGTAACTTATGGTACAGCAGCTTACGCTTATACTTACGATAGACATTTACAAACATTTCATGCTGGAGTAAATTATGTTAACTATGGAAAGTTTGATGGTTATGACGAAAACGGTCAGCCTACATCAAGTTTTACAGGTAGTGATATTTCACTTTCTTTTGGTTATGCTTATAATATTCCTTTTTCAAGTTTTTATGTTGGAGCAAATGCAAAATTGATTTCGTCAACTTTAGAAAGTTATAATTCATTTGGTGCGGCAATTGATATTGGTGGTTTGTTTATTGATGAACGAAACGACGTGAATTGGGCTTTGGTTATTAGAAACATAGGAACTCAAATTACTCCTTATGCTGAAACTAGGGAAAAATTACCTTTAGAAGTTTTGGTTGGAGTTTCTCAATTAATGGAAAATGTTCCTATTCGTTGGCATTTAACTTTAGAAAATATGCAGCAATGGCAAGTTGCTTTTTCAAATCCAAATCGCGCAGAAGGTTCACTTGATGGAGGTTCAACACCTGAGAAAGTATCATTTTTTAATAATGCTTTACGTCATATTGTTGTTGGTGCCGAATTATTTCCTGATAAAGGATTTAATTTAAGATTAGGTTATAATTTTCGTCGTGCAGAAGAATTACGTATCTTGGAGCAGCGAAATTTTTCAGGAATTTCAGTTGGTATCGGATTGAAAATAAGAAAGTTAAAGTTTAATTATTCTTATTCAAGATATACCTTAGCTGCAAACACAAGTCTTTTTGGACTAACAATTGATTTTTCGGATAACAGTTTTTAA
- the lon gene encoding endopeptidase La, translating into MSKHNIISIDNLSLQEFDTEAELIPLLTPEDEEEMNKEELPDSLPILSVRNTVLFPGVVIPISAGRDKSIKLINDANAGNKIIGVVAQMNEEVEDPSKNDIYPIGTVAKILRVLKMPDGNITVILQGKKRFEIDAVVSEMPYIRATVKEVEELRPSKVDTEFSTIVDSIRELAIQIIKESPNIPTEATFAIKNIESQSFLINFVSSNMNLTVKEKQDLLMINALKERALETLRFMNIELQKLELKNDIQSKVRFDLDQQQREYFLHQQMKTIQEELGGVSNEQEIEDMREKAKSKKWDLKVANHFEKELSKLQRMNPQAPDFGIQRNYLELFLELPWDNFSKDNFDLKRAQKIIDRDHFGLEDVKKRIIEHLAVLKLRNDMKSPIICLTGPPGVGKTSIGKSIAEALGREYVRISLGGLRDEAEIRGHRKTYIGAMPGRIIQSIKKAGTSNPVFVLDEIDKLSNSNQGDPSSALLEVLDPEQNSEFYDNFLEMGYDLSKVMFIATSNNMSTIQPALRDRMEVIKMSGYTIEEKVEIARQHLFPKQLKEHGLNTKDLSIGKRQLEKIVEGYTRESGVRNLEQKIAQVIRNAAKSIALEEEYNKKVTDEDIVKILGTPRLERDKYENNDVAGVVTGLAWTSVGGDILFIESLISAGKGTLTMTGNLGNVMKESATIALEYIKANAGLFGLDAEIISKYNIHLHVPEGATPKDGPSAGIAMLTSLVSLLTQKKVKKSIAMTGEITLRGKVLPVGGIKEKILAAKRANIKEIILCHENKSDVEEINPEYLEGITFHYVKVMKEVIDVALTDQKVKNAKKL; encoded by the coding sequence ATGTCAAAGCATAATATAATCTCAATAGACAATTTGTCACTTCAAGAATTTGATACCGAAGCCGAATTAATTCCACTTTTGACTCCGGAAGATGAGGAAGAAATGAATAAAGAAGAATTACCCGATTCTTTACCCATTTTATCAGTTAGAAATACAGTATTATTTCCTGGAGTTGTTATTCCAATTTCTGCAGGAAGAGATAAGTCTATCAAATTAATTAATGATGCAAATGCTGGAAATAAAATTATTGGAGTAGTTGCTCAAATGAATGAAGAGGTTGAAGATCCATCAAAAAATGATATTTACCCAATTGGAACTGTCGCAAAAATTCTTAGAGTTTTAAAAATGCCAGATGGAAATATCACCGTTATTCTTCAAGGAAAGAAGCGCTTTGAGATTGATGCAGTAGTTTCAGAAATGCCATATATAAGAGCTACAGTTAAAGAAGTTGAAGAACTTCGTCCTAGTAAAGTTGATACTGAATTTTCAACGATAGTCGATTCGATTCGTGAGCTAGCAATTCAAATCATTAAGGAAAGTCCAAATATTCCAACTGAGGCTACTTTTGCTATAAAAAATATAGAGAGTCAATCATTTTTAATAAATTTTGTTTCTTCTAACATGAACCTAACGGTAAAAGAAAAGCAAGATTTATTAATGATTAATGCTTTGAAAGAACGAGCACTTGAAACTTTACGTTTCATGAATATTGAGCTTCAAAAACTAGAATTGAAGAATGATATTCAATCTAAAGTTCGTTTTGATTTAGACCAACAACAACGTGAATATTTCTTGCACCAGCAAATGAAAACCATTCAAGAAGAATTAGGTGGAGTTTCAAACGAGCAGGAAATTGAAGATATGCGTGAGAAAGCAAAATCTAAAAAATGGGATTTAAAAGTTGCGAATCATTTTGAAAAAGAATTGTCAAAATTGCAACGAATGAATCCACAAGCGCCAGATTTTGGAATTCAAAGAAATTATTTAGAATTGTTTTTAGAATTGCCATGGGATAATTTTTCAAAAGATAATTTTGATTTAAAACGAGCTCAAAAAATAATAGATAGAGATCATTTTGGACTGGAAGATGTAAAGAAAAGAATCATTGAGCACTTGGCTGTTTTGAAACTTCGTAACGACATGAAATCGCCAATAATTTGTTTAACTGGTCCTCCGGGAGTTGGAAAAACTTCAATTGGTAAATCAATTGCTGAGGCTTTGGGTAGAGAATATGTTCGTATATCGCTTGGCGGTTTGCGTGATGAAGCTGAAATTCGAGGTCATAGAAAAACTTATATCGGAGCAATGCCAGGAAGAATTATTCAAAGTATAAAAAAAGCAGGAACTTCGAATCCGGTTTTTGTTTTGGATGAGATTGATAAATTATCAAATTCAAATCAAGGCGATCCTTCATCAGCTTTACTTGAAGTTCTTGATCCTGAGCAAAACAGTGAGTTTTATGATAATTTCCTAGAAATGGGTTATGATTTGTCTAAAGTCATGTTTATTGCTACTTCAAACAATATGTCAACCATTCAGCCTGCTTTAAGAGATAGAATGGAAGTAATAAAAATGAGTGGTTATACTATTGAAGAAAAAGTTGAAATTGCTCGTCAACATTTATTTCCAAAGCAATTGAAAGAACATGGTTTAAACACAAAAGATTTGTCGATTGGTAAAAGGCAATTAGAAAAAATTGTTGAAGGTTATACAAGAGAATCTGGAGTTAGAAATTTAGAACAAAAAATCGCTCAAGTAATTAGAAATGCTGCAAAATCAATAGCTTTAGAAGAAGAATACAACAAAAAAGTTACCGATGAAGATATTGTAAAAATTTTGGGTACTCCAAGATTAGAGCGCGATAAATATGAAAATAATGATGTTGCAGGTGTTGTTACCGGTTTAGCATGGACTTCAGTTGGTGGTGATATTTTATTTATAGAATCTTTAATTTCAGCTGGAAAAGGAACATTAACCATGACAGGAAACTTGGGTAATGTTATGAAAGAATCAGCGACAATTGCATTAGAATATATTAAAGCAAATGCTGGTCTTTTTGGTCTTGATGCTGAAATAATTTCAAAATACAATATACATCTTCACGTTCCAGAAGGAGCAACTCCAAAAGATGGACCAAGTGCAGGAATTGCAATGTTGACTTCTTTAGTGTCATTACTTACACAGAAAAAAGTGAAGAAAAGTATTGCTATGACGGGAGAAATTACGCTTAGAGGAAAAGTTTTGCCTGTTGGTGGAATTAAAGAAAAAATATTAGCAGCTAAAAGAGCAAATATTAAGGAAATTATACTTTGTCACGAAAATAAAAGTGATGTTGAGGAAATAAATCCTGAATATTTAGAAGGTATCACTTTTCATTATGTGAAAGTTATGAAAGAAGTGATTGATGTTGCTTTGACTGATCAAAAAGTCAAGAATGCAAAAAAGCTATAA
- a CDS encoding DUF6252 family protein, whose translation MKNIKIIGSLLLLFTAITFTSCDNEPIDPAINLDDFGGGNTPGVFTAKIGSENFNANQLIDADYTDTSFGTQLSIVGLTSTGKTMTIIVMNPTVGTRTASSNLSTLLSFDYAASANDMYSSLNASTSQYNGTLTITEFNLSTKKISGTFSYTGYGVLSSTAQIQVTEGVLSNITFTDATAGGNSGGGNNNPPAVFKADFNNSTWTATQAVAEVSPNFIQIAGLKANGENFLFLVEAVGGVGTYPANVNILAYTPPNSEYGYWSVNTNNPTENTGSITITNINTTAKTISGTFNFKGYWSDSSVTTIPPVQFTNGVFTNIPYTDQASSGDSFYAKVNGTEFVDVDLLTLELGINGQDYISIGAQDAAFNSMTVSVRTNLGAGSYTITGNDATDVVQIIYSVNDIDYKAVSGNVTITEKTATRIKGTFNGVTNGSSPFTITQGTFDVEY comes from the coding sequence ATGAAAAACATAAAAATTATAGGAAGTTTATTGTTGCTTTTTACTGCGATAACTTTTACATCTTGTGACAACGAACCTATAGATCCAGCTATTAATTTAGATGATTTTGGAGGCGGAAATACTCCTGGAGTTTTTACTGCAAAAATTGGAAGCGAAAATTTTAATGCAAATCAGTTAATTGATGCAGATTATACAGATACATCTTTTGGAACACAATTGAGTATTGTTGGTCTTACTTCTACTGGAAAAACAATGACTATAATAGTTATGAATCCTACTGTTGGAACTAGAACAGCGAGTAGTAACCTTTCAACATTACTTTCGTTTGATTATGCAGCCAGTGCAAACGACATGTATAGTTCATTAAATGCTTCTACTTCTCAATATAATGGAACTTTAACTATTACAGAATTTAATTTATCTACTAAAAAAATATCTGGAACTTTCAGTTATACTGGTTATGGAGTTTTGTCTAGTACTGCTCAAATTCAAGTTACAGAAGGTGTTTTAAGTAATATTACTTTTACTGATGCTACAGCTGGAGGTAATTCTGGAGGAGGAAATAATAATCCGCCAGCGGTTTTTAAGGCTGATTTTAATAACTCTACTTGGACAGCAACTCAAGCAGTTGCTGAAGTTTCTCCTAATTTTATACAAATTGCTGGTCTAAAAGCCAATGGTGAGAATTTCTTGTTTTTAGTTGAAGCAGTTGGAGGTGTTGGAACTTATCCTGCTAATGTAAATATTTTAGCTTACACACCGCCAAATTCTGAATACGGATATTGGTCAGTGAACACAAATAATCCTACTGAAAATACAGGTTCAATAACCATAACAAATATTAATACAACTGCTAAAACTATTTCTGGGACTTTTAATTTCAAAGGTTATTGGTCTGATAGCAGTGTAACAACTATTCCTCCAGTGCAATTTACAAATGGTGTATTTACTAATATTCCATATACTGATCAAGCTAGTAGCGGTGATTCATTTTATGCAAAAGTTAATGGAACTGAATTTGTAGATGTTGATTTATTAACACTAGAGTTAGGGATTAATGGGCAAGATTATATAAGTATTGGAGCTCAAGACGCAGCATTTAATTCAATGACTGTATCTGTAAGAACAAATTTAGGAGCAGGATCATATACAATTACTGGTAATGATGCTACTGATGTAGTGCAAATAATTTATAGTGTTAATGATATTGACTATAAAGCTGTTTCAGGTAATGTCACTATTACTGAAAAAACAGCCACTAGAATTAAAGGAACATTTAATGGTGTTACTAATGGTTCATCACCATTTACAATTACTCAAGGAACATTTGATGTTGAATATTAA
- a CDS encoding MFS transporter, with product MPTLPKGHPKLLNAWAFYDWANSVYSLVIASAVFPIFYNALFTKENPYVELFGHNFKNSALISFITAAAFLCVALFSPLLSGIADYMGNKKIFMRIFNYVGALSCIGLYFFDLQNIGLGLTFYFFGLIGFWGSLVFYNSYLPDIAFPEQQDSVSAKGYSLGYIGSVLLLVINIAMVMKPEWFHILDELGNPASMKAMRYSFAMVGIWWIVFSKYTYYYLPKGNSNNAKVNLSVIFNGFRELKKVWKILQTEVPLKRYLVSFFVFSMAVQTVMLVATYFGAQEIAWKDSDESQKGLITCILLIQLIAILGAFLTSRASAKYGNIKVLLFLNAFWMILCAFAYFITLPIEFYILAALVGLVMGGIQSLARSTYSKFLPETKDTASFFSFYDVAEKIGIVIGMLVYGLIDQITGSPRFAIVFLALFFLSGFLLLLRIPKKLVS from the coding sequence ATGCCAACACTTCCAAAAGGTCATCCAAAGTTGCTTAATGCTTGGGCATTCTATGATTGGGCTAATTCAGTATATAGTTTAGTAATTGCTTCGGCAGTTTTTCCAATTTTTTATAATGCTTTGTTTACTAAAGAAAATCCATATGTGGAGTTGTTTGGGCATAATTTTAAAAATTCTGCATTGATAAGTTTTATTACTGCAGCTGCTTTTTTATGTGTAGCACTTTTTTCTCCATTGCTGTCTGGAATTGCAGATTATATGGGAAACAAAAAGATATTTATGCGTATTTTTAATTATGTAGGAGCGCTTTCATGTATTGGATTGTATTTTTTTGATTTGCAGAATATTGGTTTAGGGTTAACGTTTTACTTTTTTGGATTAATTGGATTTTGGGGAAGTTTGGTTTTTTATAATTCCTATTTGCCAGACATTGCGTTTCCTGAGCAACAAGATAGTGTTAGTGCTAAAGGATATTCATTAGGATACATAGGTAGTGTTTTGCTTTTAGTTATTAACATTGCAATGGTAATGAAGCCTGAATGGTTTCATATATTAGATGAACTCGGAAATCCAGCATCAATGAAAGCTATGCGTTATTCTTTTGCAATGGTTGGAATATGGTGGATTGTTTTTAGTAAATACACCTATTATTATTTACCAAAAGGAAATTCAAATAATGCCAAAGTAAATCTTTCGGTTATTTTTAATGGATTTCGAGAACTTAAAAAAGTTTGGAAAATACTTCAAACAGAAGTTCCATTAAAAAGATATTTAGTCAGTTTCTTCGTTTTCAGTATGGCAGTTCAAACGGTAATGTTAGTTGCAACCTATTTTGGTGCACAAGAAATTGCTTGGAAAGATTCCGATGAAAGTCAAAAAGGATTAATTACATGTATATTATTAATCCAATTAATAGCAATTTTAGGTGCATTTTTAACATCTAGAGCTTCTGCAAAATATGGAAACATCAAAGTGTTATTATTTTTAAATGCTTTTTGGATGATTTTATGTGCTTTTGCTTATTTTATCACATTACCTATTGAATTTTATATTTTAGCAGCATTGGTTGGATTAGTTATGGGAGGAATTCAGTCATTAGCAAGGTCTACCTATTCAAAATTTTTACCTGAAACAAAAGATACAGCATCTTTTTTTAGTTTTTATGATGTTGCCGAAAAAATTGGAATTGTAATTGGAATGTTAGTGTATGGATTAATCGATCAAATCACTGGAAGCCCAAGATTTGCTATTGTATTTTTGGCATTATTTTTCTTGTCTGGGTTTTTATTATTATTGAGAATTCCAAAAAAATTAGTGTCGTAA
- a CDS encoding M48 family metallopeptidase: MKKRVLFIVLTTLFLVFSCAKNPFTGKSTMALVDNSQIFPSAFQQYNQFLTENKVIAGTTDAKRVENVGMKIKAAAEKWLNANGYTEYLKDYKWEYKLVDSKDVNAWCMPGGKIVVYTGILPITKDDAGLATVMGHEVSHALANHGQQRMSAGILQQAGAAGVALATGSKSEETQQIAMLAYSGVSQYGGMLPFSRNHESEADMIGLKLMAIAGYNPEEAINFWSRMSAASGGNKPPEFMSTHPSDETRIANLRRMIPEAKAEALKFGVVFK; the protein is encoded by the coding sequence ATGAAAAAAAGAGTATTATTTATTGTTTTGACCACATTGTTTTTAGTTTTTTCTTGTGCAAAAAATCCTTTCACAGGAAAAAGTACAATGGCATTGGTTGATAATAGTCAAATTTTTCCATCAGCTTTTCAACAATACAATCAATTTTTGACTGAAAATAAGGTCATTGCTGGAACAACAGATGCAAAAAGAGTTGAAAATGTTGGAATGAAAATCAAAGCAGCAGCCGAAAAATGGTTAAATGCTAACGGATATACAGAATATCTGAAAGATTATAAATGGGAATATAAATTGGTTGATAGTAAAGATGTAAACGCATGGTGTATGCCAGGAGGAAAAATTGTAGTTTACACAGGAATTCTTCCAATTACTAAAGATGATGCAGGTTTAGCAACAGTTATGGGACACGAAGTTTCACATGCTTTGGCTAATCATGGTCAACAAAGAATGAGTGCAGGAATTCTTCAACAAGCTGGAGCTGCTGGAGTTGCTTTAGCAACAGGAAGTAAAAGCGAAGAAACTCAACAAATAGCTATGTTAGCCTATTCAGGAGTTTCACAATATGGAGGAATGCTGCCTTTTAGTAGAAATCATGAAAGTGAAGCTGATATGATTGGATTGAAATTAATGGCAATTGCAGGTTATAATCCAGAAGAAGCAATTAATTTTTGGTCAAGAATGTCTGCTGCTTCAGGCGGAAATAAGCCACCAGAGTTTATGAGTACGCATCCATCAGATGAAACAAGGATTGCAAATTTGAGAAGAATGATTCCAGAAGCTAAGGCAGAAGCTTTAAAATTTGGAGTTGTTTTTAAATAA
- a CDS encoding glycoside hydrolase family 31 protein — protein sequence MITNTELEYKGDQFPSKIVSFEQDVDSIYFYTDNNVILKVTILRDSLIRFRYTTKGYFSNDFSYAIDKTQSHGYNQLEVTEEPTFYLIKTSKVFCRINKHDVRVFIYDIDGTPILEDEIGFHWEECYEHGGNIVKMSKISKDGESFYGLGDKATHLNLKGKRLENWATDQYAFHKDQEPLYKVVPFYIGLHHNKAYGIFFDNTFRTFFDFCHERRNVSSFWAEGGEMNYYFFYGPKMSDVVKTYTHLTGKPELPPMWTLGYHQCKWSYYPESKVKEITSKFRELRIPCDAIYLDIDYMEGFRCFTWSKEYFPEPKRMVAELAKDGFKTVVIIDPGIKIDKDYWVYQEALEKEYFCRRADGPYMKGKVWPGECNFPDYTNPEVREWWAGLFKELIAEIGVKGVWNDMNEPAVMDVPGKTFPNDVRHNYDGNNCSHRKAHNIYGTQMARATYEGVKRFAYPKRPFIITRSAYSGAQRYTSSWTGDNVASWEHLWIANIQMQRMSISGMGFTGSDIGGFAEQPSGELYARWIQLGVFHPFCRTHSSGDHGEQEPWSFGEEVIDITRKFVELRYQLLPYLYTMFWQYVNDGTPMLKPLVYFDQDDFHTHYRTDEFIFGNQILVCPILEPNAQGRRMYLPKGNWYNYWTHELIEGKKELWVNTKFDEIPVFVKEGAIIPKYPVQQYVGEIQFDELTLDVYFKLGKEKSLVYEDATDGYDYNKGRFSLRTFTLTGKDKELIIQQHKEGDFETQYSKFKINLNCLPFKIKRIELDKEKLTLDKVQIKGDNSLIIDKDFTELHIFGS from the coding sequence ATGATAACGAATACCGAATTAGAATATAAAGGTGATCAATTTCCATCAAAAATAGTTTCATTTGAACAAGATGTAGACAGTATTTATTTCTATACTGACAATAATGTAATTCTAAAAGTTACAATTCTAAGAGATAGTTTAATTCGATTTAGATATACAACCAAAGGATATTTTAGCAATGATTTTTCATATGCTATTGATAAAACGCAATCACACGGTTACAATCAACTTGAAGTTACAGAAGAACCAACTTTTTATCTGATAAAAACGAGTAAAGTGTTTTGTAGAATAAACAAACACGATGTTAGGGTTTTTATTTATGACATTGACGGAACACCAATTCTTGAAGATGAAATTGGTTTCCATTGGGAAGAATGTTATGAACACGGTGGAAACATTGTGAAAATGAGTAAAATTTCTAAAGATGGAGAAAGTTTCTACGGATTAGGTGATAAAGCAACTCATTTAAATTTAAAAGGAAAGCGACTAGAAAATTGGGCAACCGACCAATATGCATTTCATAAAGACCAAGAACCGTTATATAAAGTGGTTCCTTTCTACATTGGTTTGCATCATAACAAAGCCTATGGTATTTTCTTTGACAATACGTTTAGAACTTTCTTTGATTTTTGTCATGAACGAAGAAATGTTTCTAGTTTTTGGGCTGAAGGTGGCGAAATGAATTACTACTTTTTCTATGGACCAAAAATGAGCGATGTAGTTAAAACCTATACTCATTTAACAGGAAAACCAGAATTACCACCAATGTGGACTTTGGGTTATCATCAATGTAAATGGAGTTATTATCCAGAAAGTAAAGTAAAAGAAATTACAAGTAAATTCAGAGAATTGCGAATTCCTTGTGATGCCATCTATTTAGATATTGATTATATGGAAGGTTTTCGATGTTTTACTTGGAGCAAAGAATATTTTCCTGAACCAAAAAGAATGGTTGCTGAATTAGCAAAAGATGGTTTTAAAACTGTGGTTATTATTGACCCAGGAATAAAAATAGATAAAGATTATTGGGTTTATCAAGAAGCGTTAGAAAAAGAATATTTCTGTCGTAGAGCTGATGGACCATACATGAAAGGAAAAGTTTGGCCAGGCGAATGTAATTTTCCAGATTATACTAATCCAGAAGTTCGCGAATGGTGGGCAGGATTATTCAAAGAGTTAATTGCTGAAATAGGAGTAAAAGGTGTTTGGAACGATATGAACGAACCAGCAGTTATGGATGTTCCTGGGAAAACTTTCCCAAATGATGTGCGTCATAATTATGATGGAAATAATTGTAGTCATAGAAAAGCACACAACATTTATGGAACACAAATGGCAAGAGCAACTTATGAAGGTGTAAAACGATTTGCGTATCCAAAACGACCATTTATTATAACTCGTTCAGCTTATTCGGGTGCACAACGATATACTTCATCATGGACTGGAGATAATGTAGCTTCATGGGAACATTTATGGATTGCAAACATTCAAATGCAAAGAATGTCAATTTCTGGAATGGGTTTTACAGGTTCTGATATTGGTGGATTTGCAGAGCAACCATCAGGTGAATTGTATGCACGTTGGATTCAGTTAGGAGTTTTTCATCCATTTTGCAGAACCCATTCTTCAGGTGATCATGGAGAACAAGAACCTTGGTCTTTTGGGGAAGAAGTAATAGATATTACGAGAAAGTTTGTTGAGTTACGTTATCAATTGTTACCTTATTTATATACTATGTTTTGGCAATATGTAAATGATGGAACGCCTATGTTGAAACCATTAGTTTACTTTGATCAAGATGATTTTCACACACATTACAGAACAGACGAGTTTATTTTTGGAAATCAAATTTTAGTTTGTCCAATTTTAGAACCAAATGCACAAGGAAGAAGAATGTATTTGCCAAAAGGTAATTGGTATAATTACTGGACGCACGAATTGATTGAAGGTAAAAAAGAGCTTTGGGTTAATACTAAATTTGATGAAATTCCAGTATTTGTTAAAGAAGGTGCCATTATTCCAAAATATCCAGTACAACAATACGTTGGTGAAATTCAATTTGACGAATTGACCTTGGATGTATATTTTAAATTAGGAAAAGAAAAATCATTAGTTTACGAAGACGCAACTGATGGTTATGATTATAATAAAGGAAGATTTTCTTTAAGAACATTTACTTTAACCGGAAAAGACAAAGAGTTAATTATCCAGCAACATAAAGAAGGAGATTTTGAAACTCAATATTCGAAATTTAAGATAAACCTAAATTGTTTGCCTTTTAAAATTAAAAGAATAGAGTTAGATAAAGAGAAATTAACTTTAGATAAAGTTCAAATCAAAGGTGATAATTCCTTAATAATTGATAAAGATTTTACAGAGTTGCATATTTTTGGGTCTTAG